The Candidatus Poribacteria bacterium genome includes the window TGGCAGATCCGTTGGCTCGGCTGCGTCCCAAGTTTTGCCCAAATCCGCGGAGGTGGAACGCCAGACCTCCCCATCCCGACTGCGCATCAGCATCAACAAGCTGCCGTCCGTACGTTCAACAACCGTTGGTTGGATGACCCCCTTTGGACTCGACACATTTCCAAATGTATTCCACGTCTCGCCGCCGTTACCGGAGATCATCACCATCGAATGCCAATTCCGTTCATCATAGACCGGCAGTAGAATTTCACCATTGGAGAGATAGAGCGGTTTATTGCGTGTCATCCATCCTAACTCTTCACGGAGAACGACACTCTCCTCCCAACTATAGCCCATTGTGCTTGACTTCTTGTAATACATCTTGCACTGTGTCCAACGGTTGCCGTACATCGTAACGTAGAATAACCAAATCTGATTACTTGTATCGGCAAACAGGACGGGGTTGCCCTCGGAGCAGTCTGGAGTATTCACAACCATCTCCGGCTCGATCCAGCCTTCGCTGCCGTAAAAGCGACGCGAAGTGAATATTGCCACGTCTTTTTCTCCCTCTCGTGATCCGGCATACCATGCAGCAAGCAGATCGCCGTTGGGAAGT containing:
- a CDS encoding exo-alpha-sialidase, encoding MYSAGKIFEQQPNFPSCHASTITELPNGDLLAAWYAGSREGEKDVAIFTSRRFYGSEGWIEPEMVVNTPDCSEGNPVLFADTSNQIWLFYVTMYGNRWTQCKMYYKKSSTMGYSWEESVVLREELGWMTRNKPLYLSNGEILLPVYDERNWHSMVMISGNGGETWNTFGNVSSPKGVIQPTVVERTDGSLLMLMRSRDGEVWRSTSADLGKTWDAAEPTDLPNPNSGVDMVSLRNGNIALVYNDTPRGRTPLTVALSTDEGETWVYKQHLETEEGEYSYPAIIQSHDGGIHITYTYRRTSIMHVEVDEEWIQE